In Helicobacter anatolicus, a single genomic region encodes these proteins:
- the gltX gene encoding glutamate--tRNA ligase, which translates to MKKVITRFAPSPTGHLHIGGLRTALFNYLHAKAHGGEFRLRIEDTDQARNSEAATKAILQAFNWVGLQYDKEVIYQSKRLELYQEYIQKLINEGKAYYCYMSKEELDALRQEQERNKQTPRYDNRYRDFTGTPPSNVQPVVRIKAPLSGVITFEDGVKGFMQFQASEVDDFIIARSDGTPTYNFVVAIDDALMGITDVIRGDDHLSNTPKQIVVYQALGFEIPKFYHVPMILGSDGAKLSKRHGAMSVMEYKELGYLPEALLNFLVRLGWSYQNDEIFSLKDMLEKFDAKDLNTSPSCFNQEKFLWLNQHYLKETPTQKLESLLNILPPLQNAQKEVLFQELKNRSQTLIEFQNQCTEIFTNPQNYEEKMLKKYTPEIKDLLEKFIIFLQEREFSSLIQIQESLHEFCETMQIKAGTLMPNLRLALFGKPGGIGIAEGIFILGKQISLQRIQQLTTKTH; encoded by the coding sequence ATGAAAAAAGTCATTACAAGATTTGCACCTTCCCCTACTGGACATTTACACATAGGAGGTCTGAGAACCGCACTTTTTAATTATCTCCATGCTAAAGCACATGGCGGGGAATTTAGGCTGCGTATTGAAGACACTGATCAAGCAAGAAATTCCGAAGCCGCGACAAAAGCAATTTTGCAAGCATTTAACTGGGTAGGATTACAATATGATAAAGAAGTAATTTATCAATCAAAGCGTCTAGAACTTTACCAAGAATATATCCAAAAACTCATTAATGAGGGCAAGGCATATTACTGCTACATGAGCAAAGAAGAATTAGATGCACTAAGACAAGAGCAAGAAAGAAATAAACAAACCCCACGCTATGACAATCGTTATCGTGACTTTACAGGCACCCCTCCTAGCAATGTGCAACCTGTTGTGAGAATCAAAGCCCCACTAAGTGGTGTAATCACTTTTGAAGATGGCGTAAAAGGCTTTATGCAATTTCAAGCAAGCGAGGTAGATGATTTTATTATTGCAAGAAGTGATGGCACCCCAACTTATAATTTTGTAGTAGCAATTGATGATGCATTAATGGGCATTACAGATGTTATTCGCGGAGATGATCATCTTAGCAATACCCCTAAACAAATTGTTGTATATCAAGCATTAGGTTTTGAAATTCCAAAATTTTATCATGTGCCTATGATTTTGGGTAGCGATGGTGCAAAACTTAGTAAAAGACATGGTGCAATGAGTGTTATGGAATACAAAGAATTAGGCTATCTCCCTGAAGCATTACTAAATTTTTTAGTAAGACTTGGATGGAGCTATCAAAATGATGAGATTTTTAGCCTCAAAGATATGTTAGAAAAATTTGATGCTAAAGATCTCAACACCTCACCAAGCTGTTTTAATCAAGAAAAATTCCTCTGGCTCAACCAACATTATCTCAAAGAAACTCCTACACAAAAATTAGAATCCTTATTAAATATTCTACCTCCCTTACAAAATGCACAAAAAGAAGTCTTATTTCAAGAGCTAAAAAATCGCTCCCAAACACTTATAGAATTTCAAAACCAATGTACAGAAATCTTCACAAATCCACAAAATTATGAAGAAAAAATGCTCAAAAAATATACCCCAGAAATTAAAGATCTCCTTGAAAAATTTATAATATTTTTGCAAGAAAGGGAATTTTCTTCTCTCATTCAAATACAAGAATCTTTACATGAATTTTGTGAAACAATGCAAATAAAAGCTGGCACATTAATGCCAAATCTACGCCTTGCACTCTTTGGAAAACCCGGTGGAATAGGAATTGCTGAGGGTATATTTATCTTGGGCAAGCAAATAAGTTTGCAAAGAATCCAACAATTAACCACAAAAACCCACTAG
- a CDS encoding TrbC/VirB2 family protein, producing the protein MQTIFKRIIICLLVTFSTSYADFKSLVDNITGFTKTPEFIGIMAIVIAAFGIYILKNRDNLAQITPSLIMVVIAFSVILGASSLAGWIVGFF; encoded by the coding sequence ATGCAAACTATTTTTAAAAGAATAATTATTTGTTTATTAGTGACTTTTAGTACATCTTATGCGGATTTTAAAAGTCTTGTAGATAACATCACAGGTTTTACTAAAACACCGGAATTTATAGGAATTATGGCTATTGTGATTGCGGCATTTGGAATTTATATTTTGAAAAATAGAGATAATCTCGCTCAAATTACTCCTAGCCTAATTATGGTAGTTATCGCATTCTCTGTAATTTTGGGTGCTTCCTCCTTAGCTGGTTGGATTGTAGGGTTCTTTTAA